ATTGGACTTCAACATTTCGATACATATTGGTGAGTTGATCCATCCTTCCTTCAATTCTTTCAAACCGTTGAGTAGTGGCACTggctaacttttcaattttatcatttgatacATCTGCCAGCTTTTCAATTGCCAATTCCCAAGCTGGTTTGGACTCCGGAAGTGGTTGCTTCGGTTGAAAATCCGGTGGATTAACTGGTCTTTGTTGGTTCCCTTGATCCTTCCATCCAAAATTCGAGTGATTACGCCATCTTGGATTGTAGGTATTAGAGTATGGATTGTTTTGGGGTAGACGGTTGTAACTGTTGAGATATTGAACTTGTTCGCTGCTAGAACACATAGAATTATCATGATCTCCACCCCAAGTAGTACAACATGCAATAACTACTCCTTGATTAGAGATAGAACCAACATGCCTATTAATCATCTTAACCACATTATTCATTTTTGCACTTAACATATTCAAGGTATCTACTTCAAGCATACCTGCGGTTCTTCTCGTATTACCTCGTTCGTTGGCCCATTGGTAATTGTTAGCAGCCATTTCTTCAATTAATTGTTGAGCTTCCTCGGCTGTCTTTCCCATCAATGCTCCTCCCGCTGCCGCATCTACATGCGTCTTTGTTGGATAGGTGAGACCATTGTAAAATGTTCAGACCACTAGCCAATCTAGTAAATCATGATGAGGACATCTTCGTTCTAATTCCCGATAATGCTCCCAAGCTTCGTACAATGTCTCTCCTTCCTGTTGAGAGAAACTAGTTATATCCATTCTTAGTCTAGCAGTTTTTTCAGGTGGAAAGAATTTATTGAGAAAAGCCTTAGCTAATTCAGCCCAAGTAGTAAAAGTGTTCGGAGGATGAGATTGTAGCCAAATCTTGGCCTTGTCCTTTAGTGAAAATGGAAACAATCGAAGTTTAATTGCATCATCACTAACACCATTAAACTTAATTGT
This portion of the Coffea arabica cultivar ET-39 chromosome 2e, Coffea Arabica ET-39 HiFi, whole genome shotgun sequence genome encodes:
- the LOC113729769 gene encoding uncharacterized protein, encoding MGKTAEEAQQLIEEMAANNYQWANERGNTRRTAGMLEVDTLNMLSAKMNNVVKMINRHVGSISNQGVVIACCTTWGGDHDNSMCSSSEQVQYLNSYNRLPQNNPYSNTYNPRWRNHSNFGWKDQGNQQRPVNPPDFQPKQPLPESKPAWELAIEKLADVSNDKIEKLASATTQRFERIEGRMDQLTNMYRNVEVQLGQIANAVNNRNQGDLPIKIEVNPREQVKAITLRKDSFIHKVSQGDND